The sequence GTACTGACCTAGCATTAACGTTTGTACCGGATGACCCATATGAAATCCGCGATCGTGGCTTTATCTATCAACAGCTAGACTGTCACCAAGTAGCAGCAACGGATTATCAATATTTTATCGACCAATGCCCAGATGACCCTGCATCTGAGTTACTGAAATCTCAAGTGAACGTCATGAACGAAAAGACAGTGGTCGTTCACTAATTAATAATTATTTAGAGAGAATATGATGGAACAGAAAACAGTTCACATTGGCGATATGCCAATTGCTAACGACAAGCCATTCACGCTATTTGCAGGCATGAACGTTCTTGAATCTCGCGATCTAGCAATGCAGATCTGTGAGCACTATGTGAAAGTAACAGAAAAGCTGGGTATCCCTTATGTATTTAAGGCGTCTTTCGATAAAGCGAACCGCAGCTCTGTTCACTCGTACCGTGGTCCAGGTATGGAAGAAGGTCTTAAAATCTTCCAAGAGCTAAAAGACACATTCGGCGTGAAGATCATCACTGATGTTCACACTGAAGCACAAGCTCAGCCAGTTGCAGATGTGGTTGATGTTATCCAACTTCCAGCATTCCTAGCTCGTCAAACTGACCTAGTTGAAGCGATGGCGAAGACAGGCGCTGTAATCAACGTGAAGAAGCCTCAGTTCATGAGCCCGAACCAAGTTGGCAACATCGTTGATAAGTTTGCTGAGTGTGGCAACGACAAGATCATCCTATGTGAACGTGGCGCTTGTATGGGTTATGACAACCTTGTTGTGGACATGCTTGGCTTTGGCGTGATGAAGAAATCTTCAAACGGTAGCCCAATCATCTTCGACGTGACGCACTCTCTACAAATGCGCGACCCTTCAGGTGCTGCATCTGGTGGTCGTCGTGAGCAAACTGTTGAACTTGCGAAAGCGGGTCTTGCGACAGGTATTGCCGGTCTGTTTATCGAAGCTCACCCGAACCCTGACCAAGCTCGTTGTGACGGTCCATCTGCACTGCCTCTAGATAAACTAGAGCCGTTCTTGAAGCAGATGAAAGCACTTGATGATCTTATCAAAGGCTTCGAGCACATCGATATCAAATAATCGAATTACAATAATTAAGAGCCGGCATAAGTGCCGGCTTAATTATATGGTCCGCCTCACTCTCAAGCCCTTAAGCTTAGAGTAGGCTCTCAGAATGAGGTGAACCATATGTCTTCTATTCATATTTTAGGTATCGACCTAGGTAAACACTGCTTCCATGCTATCGCACATAACCGTTGTGGGGTGGAGGTGCTTCGTCGTAAATTTAATCGCAATCAACTCTTAATCTTTCTTAGTAAAATAGAACCAACAACTATTGCTTTCGAAGCTTGTGGCGGTGCTCATTGGCTTGCTCGAAAGTGTGGTGAGCTTGGTCATCAACCCCGACTTATTCCTCCTCAGTATGTAAAGCCTTATGTCAAAGGCAATAAAAACGATTTCATCGATGCTTCAGCGATCGCAGAGGCTGCGAGTCGACCGACCATGAGATTTGTGGCTGTAAAAAGTGAAGAGGCTCAAGTCATCGCAGCGATTCATCGAGTCAGAGATAGTTATATCAAGGAGAGAACCGCCACTATGTCGCGGATCGGCGCGATCTTACTTGAGTTTGGCCTTAGCTTTCCCAAAGGGCATGCAAAGATGAAGTCTCTGTTTCAATGGTTAGCAGAACAAACAGTATCACTACCAAAAGCTTGCTATGTGAATTGATATCTATCCATGAACACTACAAGTACCTCAATGAACAAATCAAAACCCAAGATATCAAACTTCAAACTATTGTTGATAATAACGAAAGTGCTCAATTATTAAAAACTATCCCTGGAATTGGCGATCTTACCTCCACATTGTGTATTGCTGATGTAAGCTCTCCGAGTAACTTCACCAATGGCCGCGAGATGG is a genomic window of Vibrio sp. ED004 containing:
- the kdsA gene encoding 3-deoxy-8-phosphooctulonate synthase, which translates into the protein MMEQKTVHIGDMPIANDKPFTLFAGMNVLESRDLAMQICEHYVKVTEKLGIPYVFKASFDKANRSSVHSYRGPGMEEGLKIFQELKDTFGVKIITDVHTEAQAQPVADVVDVIQLPAFLARQTDLVEAMAKTGAVINVKKPQFMSPNQVGNIVDKFAECGNDKIILCERGACMGYDNLVVDMLGFGVMKKSSNGSPIIFDVTHSLQMRDPSGAASGGRREQTVELAKAGLATGIAGLFIEAHPNPDQARCDGPSALPLDKLEPFLKQMKALDDLIKGFEHIDIK